One region of Salvelinus sp. IW2-2015 linkage group LG1, ASM291031v2, whole genome shotgun sequence genomic DNA includes:
- the LOC111967087 gene encoding RNA-binding protein 15-like has translation MKGKERSPVKKRSRILDDIRDRGGSHLTSKKMGTLSAAGSNGNSSVKSGGSVKRSLPSEKRDCRDLDGHVANRTGSSHGYANTTGSSSKLHISIALDPTTRTNSRGEPRPLPSNESEYKTLKISELGSQLSDEDIEDGLFHEFKKFGDVSVKISRVNDERVAFVNFRRPDDAKAAKHARGKLVLYDRPLKIDAVYMNRRRSRSPIEKDPYAEVAGHRHLHVQRPLSPTGLGYRDFRLQQLALGRLPPPPSLPRELEREREFSIYEARARPPFIPDCAAFCEEDLLSPEDEQRANRTLFLGNLDVSVTENDLRRVFDRFGLITEVDIKRTSARGQNSTYGFLKFENLDMAHRAKITMSGKVVCHNPIKIGYGKATPTTRLWVGGLGPWVPLAALAREFDRFGTIRTIDYRKGDTWAYIQYESLDAAQAACSHMRGFPLGGPERRLRVDFADTELRYQQQYLQPLPLPPHFDLVADSFVHRPTLEAIRIRERSPPPPLRFRERELYNADWAGPAVCERVRGAAFEPVEHLERRSREPWSLERELQSRDQARKRRPLEDGRRPDRSPNSSEHGRRRHGASLERSPGGSSRDGGRYSPPRSDRPSPVREQRGSLGRGPGDKRLRTDSPALPERDRKRKAIDSCTSPVKREDRSDHPSSSLSSLQSKQGAGGQKLCQAWQGVLLLKNSSFPTSMHLLEGDLAVAARLLVESSTGGQVSQLKITQRLRLDQPKLDEVSRRIKTAGPSGYCVLLAVPGSCEEGPQDVGSSTERPLKNLVSYLKQKQAAGVISLPVGGSRDKDGAGVLHAFPPCDFSQQFMDASAKALAKTEEDYLVMVIVRGAS, from the coding sequence ATGAAAGGCAAGGAGCGGTCGCCCGTTAAAAAGCGTTCGCGGATTCTGGACGATATTCGAGACCGGGGAGGAAGCCACCTAACAAGTAAGAAAATGGGAACACTCTCGGCGGCAGGCAGCAACGGCAATAGTTCTGTCAAAAGTGGTGGTTCGGTGAAACGGAGTTTACCATCTGAAAAGAGAGACTGTCGAGATTTAGACGGACATGTGGCAAATCGAACTGGGAGTAGTCATGGATATGCTAATACAACTGGTTCGAGTAGCAAGCTACACATTAGCATTGCTCTGGACCCCACGACAAGGACCAATTCTCGCGGGGAACCGCGGCCTCTTCCGAGTAACGAAAGTGAGTACAAGACTCTAAAAATCAGCGAACTGGGCTCTCAGTTGAGCGACGAAGACATTGAAGATGGATTATTTCACGAATTTAAGAAATTTGGGGACGTGAGTGTCAAAATAAGCCGAGTTAACGACGAAAGGGTGGCATTTGTGAATTTCAGAAGGCCCGACGATGCCAAGGCGGCCAAACACGCACGCGGCAAGTTGGTACTCTATGACCGCCCTCTAAAAATTGACGCGGTGTACATGAACCGGAGGAGGAGCCGCTCCCCCATCGAAAAAGATCCATATGCAGAAGTTGCAGGACACAGACATTTGCATGTCCAAAGACCCCTTTCACCAACGGGGCTAGGATATAGAGATTTCCGACTGCAGCAGCTAGCTTTGGGccgtctccctcctcccccctccctccctagagaactagaaagagagagggaatttTCTATCTATGAAGCCAGGGCCCGGCCACCCTTCATCCCTGACTGCGCAGCTTTCTGTGAGGAGGACCTTCTCTCCCCTGAAGATGAGCAGCGGGCCAACAGGACGTTGTTTCTTGGCAACCTCGATGTCTCAGTGACAGAGAATGACTTGAGGAGGGTGTTTGACAGGTTTGGGTTGATCACAGAGGTGGACATCAAGCGGACATCCGCTCGCGGACAGAACAGCACCTATGGATTCCTAAAGTTCGAGAACCTGGACATGGCTCACCGCGCTAAGATCACCATGTCAGGAAAAGTGGTGTGTCACAACCCTATTAAAATTGGCTATGGCAAAGCGACACCCACAACCAGGCTGTGGGTGGGGGGTCTTGGCCCCTGggttccccttgctgctctggCTAGGGAGTTTGACCGCTTCGGCACCATCAGGACTATAGACTACAGGAAGGGGGACACGTGGGCCTACATCCAGTATGAGAGCCTGGACGCTGCCCAGGCCGCCTGCTCCCACATGCGTGGCTTTCCTCTGGGTGGTCCTGAGAGAAGACTTAGGGTGGACTTTGCTGACACAGAGCTCCGCTACCAGCAACAGTACCTGCAGCCTCTCCCTCTGCCGCCTCACTTTGACCTAGTGGCAGACTCGTTCGTCCACCGACCCACCCTCGAGGCCATCAGAATCAGAGAGAGGAGCCCTCCACCCCCACTCCGCTTCAGGGAAAGGGAACTGTACAACGCAGACTGGGCTGGCCCAGCAGTCTGCGAGAGGGTGCGAGGGGCAGCTTTTGAACCCGTGGAGCACCTGGAGAGGCGTTCACGTGAACCCTGGTCTCTGGAACGGGAGCTGCAGAGCCGAGACCAGGCCCGAAAACGCCGCCCCTTAGAAGATGGGCGTCGCCCGGACCGCTCACCAAACAGCAGTGAACATGGGCGTCGTCGTCACGGCGCCTCTCTGGAGCGCAGCCCTGGTGGCAGCAGCCGGGACGGGGGGCGCTACAGCCCCCCACGCTCCGATAGACCCTCTCCCGTCAGAGAGCAGCGGGGCAGCCTAGGCCGTGGCCCTGGGGACAAGCGGCTGCGGACAGACAGCCCAGCCTTACCAGAACGGGACCGCAAACGCAAAGCCATTGACTCATGCACAAGCCCTGTAAAGAGGGAGGACCGCTCTGAtcacccctcctcttccctgtccAGCCTGCAGTCTAAGCAGGGGGCCGGGGGGCAGAAGCTGTGTCAGGCCTGGCAGGGCGTGCTCCTGCTGAAGAACAGCAGCTTCCCCACCTCCATGCACCTGCTAGAGGGGGACTTAGCTGTGGCAGCCAGACTACTGGTGGAGAGCTCCACTGGTGGTCAGGTGTCCCAGCTAAAGATCACCCAGCGCCTGCGTCTGGACCAGCCCAAGCTGGATGAGGTGTCCCGTCGCATCAAGACTGCAGGCCCCAGCGGCTATTGTGTCCTCTTGGCTGTGCCCGGGAGCTGTGAGGAGGGGCCCCAGGATGTGGGAAGCTCCACCGAGAGGCCTCTAAAGAACCTGGTCTCCTACCTGAAGCAGAAGCAAGCGGCCGGCGTCATCAGCCTGCCTGTGGGTGGCAGCCGTGACAAGGACGGCGCAGGAGTTCTTCACGCTTTCCCGCCCTGTGATTTTTCCCAGCAGTTCATGGATGCCTCAGCTAAAGCCCTTGCCAAAACCGAAGAGGACTACCTGGTGATGGTCATTGTCAGAGGAGCGTCATAA